GCGCCGTCTGGTTCGACGGGTCGGCCAGGCTGCCCGCGATCGCCGACATGGACTGACCCTGAAGGACCTGGGGGCTGTAGCTGGCGCCCGAGACGATGTAGCGGTTGCCGAAGTCCACGAAGGGGATCCCGCCCGAGCTTTGAGAGTACGGCGGGGTGTCGTACTGCTGGAGGAGCTTCTGCTGGGCTGCGGTCGGCTGCTGGAGGGGGGCGAACCCGTTGCCCGAGGGCTGGTTGCTCTGCGTCTCGACGGACGTGAACACCAAGTAGGGACTGGAGTAGCTCGATCCGTGGAAGCTGAAGGTCTTGGTCCCCGGGAACACGTCGTTGGTGGCGGACTCTGTGGCTCCCAGGTGCGAGAAGGTGCCGAACCGGCTCAGAGCCACGACCATCAGCCAGCGCTCGGCGGCGCAGTATGGGCAGTACTCGGCGCCGATGTAGAGCACCTCGGGCAGGCCGTTGCTGGTCAGCGCGGGTTGGTTGCCAGTGGTGGGCTTGGGCGCCTGGATACCCGACGGGCCCACGCCCACCGCCGCCAGCGTGCCGGGGGGCACGTTCGTCGCCGCCTGGACGACATCAGCGGGCGCTGGCGTCGTGGCCGTGGCCTTCGAGCCACCGCTCGTCACGGCAACAACGACGATCGCCACGACGACGACGATGACGAGCCCGCCTGCCGCCCAGGGCCACCACGTCCACCCGCTCCGACGAGGGGCTTGGCGAGCCGGGGCCGGTCGGGCCTGCTTGGCGCGGCTGGGCGGGGGACGGCTCGGTCCACCGCGGTTCCCCCGTGAGGACGTTCGTCCCGAATTGGCCACGTCGAGTTCTAACTCCCTGCTGGCGGGGCTGGCGCATCACCAACGCAACGCCCCGAAACTGTAGCGATCGAGCCCTGGAGTCGTGCCGCGGCCGGCCCGAGACACCGGCCGCCGGGCCTCACGCCGGCGCCCCCGCGCGCGATCCGAGCGCCGCCAGCACCTCGTTGGCGGCCCGCTCCCCCGACTCGACGGCGCCGTCCATGTACCCCGCCCACCGCGTCGCCGTCTCGGTGCCCGCCCAGTGCACCAGGCCAAGCGGCCGGCGCAGCGCCGGCCCGTAGCCCACCAGCGTGCCGGGGGTCGGAAAGCCGATCGGCCCGCCGGCGCTGAACTCCTCGCGGTTCCACAGGGCCTCGTAGTAGCCGTCGATGCCGCCCAGGGGCTGGAGGGCCTGTGGACCGAAGTAGTTGGCCAGGTCGGCCAGGACCTGGTGGTAGCGCTCCTCCCGGGTCCGGGCCGACCACGATCGAGCCTCGTCGGCCTCTATGAAGCCGAGGAGGGCGCCCGGAGTGACCCGCGGGGTCTGGGGATCGGGATACGGCGTGTTGTCGAAGGTGGCGCGGACCGTCCCGCTGTCGCTCGTGACCTGACCCGCCAGGCCCTGGTCCCGCCAGAAAGGCACGGGATAGATGACGTTCACCTTCAGGATGCTGGCCATGGGAAACCGCTGGGTGAGCTGATCGCGCAGGAAGCCGTCCGCGCTCAGGCTGGAGAGCGGAGGGTCGTAGGCCACACGGCCGGCCAGCGCCGGCGGGAGAGCGAGGATGGCGCGCCGCCCGGTCACGCTGAAGCCATCGCCTCTCGCCGTCACCGAGCCGCCCGAATGCTCGAGCGCCCGAACGGGGGCATTGAGAGCGAGGCTGTCGCCGAGCTGCGCGGCCATGGCGATCGAGATGGCCTGGGAGCCTCCGATGAAGCGGCTGTCCTG
The genomic region above belongs to Acidimicrobiales bacterium and contains:
- a CDS encoding DUF929 family protein, whose protein sequence is MAIVVVAVTSGGSKATATTPAPADVVQAATNVPPGTLAAVGVGPSGIQAPKPTTGNQPALTSNGLPEVLYIGAEYCPYCAAERWLMVVALSRFGTFSHLGATESATNDVFPGTKTFSFHGSSYSSPYLVFTSVETQSNQPSGNGFAPLQQPTAAQQKLLQQYDTPPYSQSSGGIPFVDFGNRYIVSGASYSPQVLQGQSMSAIAGSLADPSNQTAQNIDGTANILTAAICQLTNNQPGQVCSTPTITAAKAKLGG